In Methanobrevibacter millerae, one genomic interval encodes:
- a CDS encoding right-handed parallel beta-helix repeat-containing protein translates to MAAVSAGDINKTDADTDVLTVSNNDVLVDSVDSGTFIELQEKINNASEGSTIELSNNYTYDDTFNAGGIIINKSLTIEGNGFTINAANQARIFFINATNNIVLNNIVFANAKSQQGGAILFEKAITNVSITNSVFTNNSLSDNGYAGGAINFNDDVSMALFENDTFENNYAPSGFGGSITFDKNANLIAFDGCDFKVTKPREGNINGGGAIYFIGNATFVDMENCEFNNFTVLTGGAIFVEKELSNSMFFNNKFINNTALNNKTKYGGGAIAVEGNASNNIFNATSFIMNSAATHGGAVKFMNNDIGNVFVNCTFADNFAPYGGSIAASNNSERLYLIDSTFTMTGETSDEIIGGGAIYFINDVNQLLISGCEFDSLTARTGGAVYIEGNLNTGLINGTKFKNNKATTNNTYYGGGAIAIEGNANYTIIMGSEFTNNTALTHGGAIKFRGNNSNIAIASSKFNDNYAPIAGGISLGNTESLIISRSEFNDNKGTNRDIVGGGALYVIGNLTKARIINSKFINNSARTGGAIYVEGNMDQSIINNTYFENNTAFTNNTYYGGGAIAVQGDATNNAFILEKFASNTATTHGGAVKFMGNDKNNTFDSCIFINNYAPYGGSIAVSNMSEDLSLIRCIFTTDEDLMEAPMEIIGGGALYFINDANRLFINDCEFTSLTARAGGAIYVEGDLNYALINSSYFMYNKATTNQSNYGGGAIDVEGNAEYLFVTESTFGYNTASTAGGAIMLKSNNDRLAFFKSTFDANYAPYAGAIFLGNTEELLIYESNFTNSKGTDSDIIGGGALYVLGNLTSAYVAHSLFENNSARAGGAIFVEGDMDQWTFENDTFNNNSAFTNNPLYGGGAISVEGDATNNIFHNSVFTLNSDTTHGGNIYFMANAINNTISECEFRDNAGGYGGALAVYKNTENLNISNCNFTMQGEPVQRIVGGGALYFINNVTDLNIDNCLFSGYTARTGGAIFFEKTVEKTVIENSIFKNNEITTDNKKYGGGAIYIENNASDFTIRSCGFLDNIASTFGGAIFIKNAKDFLIDDVLFSDNDAQQGNAIYLINGDNVTIQNSYFESTGLGADIYYAGEINSSVINSTFDGLNHIILGESAFVRLSNNTEEYSYEDGDYFVYSKGVLYLEGNDLLNVIYNDGEIISPTLMRIGYNETVNTTSSLIYLIAECLDDSYNYIVSDYGIFFINDLVYKTFYNDDWDLYDSFYLWDYGSYLINATTSGLLSNCTYKYAIVNYIPPKEANISADDIVLDVGQYGEIEVELPEDAAGTVSAYINDEIYLALVKNGKATIIFPPLESGEYEALIAYSGDSSYRGNYTTALITVLEGLTVEAPDVTKYYHGPERFVVNVTKSGKALNNATVEITINGATYTRQTDENGTASIGLGLSSGNYTATVKVDDTTVNSTVTILPTVNGTDITKVYRNATQYYATFLDSEGNYLKEGTNVTFNINGVFYNRTISGDKGLARLNINLEQGEYIITAINPNTTEQASNTIIVIPRIVDNHDIVKYFRNATQYTATILGDDGNPVGKGKIVKFNINGVFYERQTNESGQVKLNLNLNPGDYIITAEYEGSMVSNNVTVLPTLTAEDLTKKYGDVNPFEAKLVDGSGNPYGNQIIEFNINGVFYNRTTDSSGIAKLNINLQAGEYIITSKYGDATISNKVTIIA, encoded by the coding sequence ATGGCTGCTGTTTCTGCCGGCGATATAAATAAAACAGATGCCGATACAGACGTACTAACTGTATCAAATAATGATGTACTAGTGGATAGTGTCGATTCGGGCACTTTTATTGAATTACAGGAAAAAATCAATAATGCTAGTGAAGGTTCAACAATAGAGTTATCAAATAATTATACTTATGATGATACCTTCAATGCAGGAGGAATAATAATTAATAAAAGTTTAACTATTGAAGGAAATGGTTTTACTATCAACGCAGCAAATCAGGCCAGAATATTTTTCATTAATGCTACAAATAATATCGTATTGAACAATATCGTATTTGCAAATGCAAAATCCCAACAGGGAGGAGCGATTCTATTTGAAAAAGCAATTACCAATGTCAGCATTACAAATTCAGTATTTACAAACAATTCATTATCCGATAATGGATATGCAGGCGGAGCAATCAACTTCAATGATGACGTATCCATGGCTTTATTTGAAAATGACACATTTGAAAATAACTATGCCCCTTCAGGATTTGGCGGGAGCATAACGTTTGATAAGAATGCGAATCTCATTGCCTTTGACGGATGCGACTTTAAAGTAACTAAACCTCGTGAAGGCAACATAAATGGTGGTGGAGCAATATACTTCATAGGAAATGCAACGTTCGTTGATATGGAGAATTGTGAATTCAATAACTTTACCGTGCTTACTGGTGGAGCAATATTTGTAGAAAAGGAATTATCCAATTCAATGTTCTTTAACAATAAATTCATAAATAATACTGCACTTAATAATAAAACAAAATATGGCGGAGGTGCAATTGCAGTAGAAGGCAATGCATCAAACAACATATTTAATGCAACATCATTTATCATGAATTCTGCCGCTACGCATGGTGGTGCTGTCAAATTCATGAACAACGATATAGGCAATGTATTTGTCAACTGTACCTTTGCTGACAACTTCGCACCATACGGCGGATCAATAGCCGCAAGCAACAACAGCGAAAGACTTTACCTAATTGACTCCACTTTCACAATGACTGGAGAGACTTCCGATGAAATCATCGGTGGAGGGGCAATATACTTCATAAACGATGTAAATCAATTGCTTATAAGCGGATGTGAGTTCGATTCACTCACCGCACGTACTGGCGGAGCAGTTTACATAGAAGGAAACTTGAACACCGGCCTAATAAACGGCACTAAATTTAAAAACAATAAAGCCACTACCAACAACACATATTACGGCGGAGGAGCAATTGCTATAGAGGGAAATGCAAACTACACAATAATAATGGGCAGTGAATTTACAAACAACACCGCATTAACCCACGGAGGTGCAATCAAATTCAGGGGAAACAATTCAAACATCGCAATAGCCTCATCAAAATTCAATGATAACTATGCACCAATTGCCGGGGGTATTTCTCTTGGAAACACAGAATCACTGATTATATCCCGCTCAGAGTTCAATGACAACAAAGGAACCAATAGAGATATTGTTGGGGGTGGAGCATTATACGTAATAGGAAACCTCACAAAAGCAAGGATAATAAACTCCAAATTTATAAACAACAGTGCACGTACCGGCGGTGCAATTTATGTGGAAGGCAATATGGACCAAAGCATCATTAACAATACTTATTTCGAGAATAACACTGCGTTTACCAATAACACCTACTACGGTGGAGGAGCGATTGCAGTGCAGGGTGATGCAACAAACAATGCCTTTATATTGGAAAAATTCGCATCAAACACTGCTACAACACATGGTGGAGCCGTTAAATTCATGGGCAATGATAAAAACAATACCTTTGATTCATGCATTTTCATTAATAACTATGCACCGTACGGAGGATCAATTGCAGTAAGTAACATGAGTGAAGATCTGAGCCTGATACGTTGTATATTTACAACTGATGAAGATTTAATGGAAGCTCCAATGGAAATTATCGGTGGAGGAGCACTATACTTCATAAACGATGCAAATAGATTGTTCATAAATGATTGTGAGTTTACCTCACTCACCGCACGTGCTGGAGGAGCAATCTATGTGGAAGGTGACCTGAACTATGCATTAATAAACAGCAGTTACTTCATGTACAACAAGGCTACTACTAACCAATCAAATTACGGTGGAGGAGCAATTGATGTTGAAGGAAATGCCGAATACCTGTTTGTAACTGAAAGTACCTTCGGATACAATACAGCATCAACCGCCGGAGGAGCAATCATGCTCAAATCAAACAATGATCGTTTAGCATTTTTCAAATCAACATTTGACGCAAACTATGCGCCGTATGCCGGTGCAATTTTCCTTGGTAATACTGAAGAGCTTCTCATATATGAATCCAATTTCACAAACAGCAAAGGAACTGACAGTGACATTATCGGCGGAGGAGCGCTATATGTATTGGGAAACCTCACATCCGCTTATGTCGCACATTCATTGTTTGAAAACAACAGTGCACGTGCCGGCGGAGCAATATTCGTAGAAGGAGATATGGATCAGTGGACATTTGAAAATGACACATTCAACAATAACTCAGCATTTACCAATAACCCATTATACGGCGGAGGAGCAATCTCAGTGGAAGGCGACGCAACAAACAACATATTCCATAATTCAGTCTTCACTTTAAACTCCGATACAACCCACGGAGGCAATATTTACTTCATGGCCAATGCCATCAACAATACAATTTCCGAATGCGAATTCAGAGATAACGCCGGAGGATATGGCGGAGCCTTGGCAGTATATAAAAACACTGAAAACCTCAATATCAGCAATTGTAACTTTACAATGCAGGGCGAACCTGTCCAAAGGATTGTTGGCGGAGGAGCATTATACTTCATCAACAATGTAACAGATTTAAACATTGACAATTGTCTCTTCAGCGGATACACTGCACGTACCGGAGGAGCAATCTTTTTCGAAAAAACCGTTGAAAAAACCGTAATAGAAAACTCCATATTCAAAAACAATGAGATTACCACAGATAATAAAAAATACGGTGGAGGAGCAATATATATTGAGAATAATGCTTCAGATTTTACCATTAGAAGCTGTGGATTTTTAGATAATATTGCAAGCACATTTGGCGGAGCCATTTTCATTAAAAATGCGAAAGACTTTTTGATTGATGACGTATTGTTCAGTGATAATGATGCTCAACAGGGTAATGCAATCTATCTCATCAACGGGGACAACGTAACGATACAGAATTCATATTTTGAAAGCACAGGATTGGGAGCAGACATCTATTATGCGGGAGAAATTAACTCCAGCGTAATCAATTCAACATTTGACGGATTAAATCACATCATTCTTGGCGAATCCGCATTTGTAAGATTATCCAACAATACGGAAGAGTATTCATATGAGGATGGAGATTACTTCGTCTACAGTAAAGGCGTATTATATCTTGAAGGCAATGATTTATTAAATGTAATATACAATGATGGTGAAATCATCTCCCCAACGCTTATGAGAATCGGATATAACGAAACTGTAAATACGACATCCTCATTAATTTATTTGATAGCTGAATGTCTGGATGATAGCTACAATTACATCGTAAGTGATTATGGAATATTCTTTATAAATGATTTAGTGTATAAAACATTCTATAACGATGATTGGGATCTTTATGATTCCTTTTATTTATGGGATTATGGCAGCTATTTGATTAATGCAACAACAAGCGGACTGTTGTCAAACTGCACATATAAATATGCCATAGTAAATTATATTCCTCCTAAAGAAGCCAATATTAGCGCCGATGATATTGTACTGGATGTCGGCCAATACGGTGAAATCGAAGTGGAATTGCCGGAAGATGCTGCAGGAACAGTATCCGCATACATTAATGATGAAATTTACCTGGCTTTAGTTAAAAATGGAAAAGCAACTATTATTTTCCCACCTTTGGAATCCGGCGAATATGAAGCACTAATTGCCTATTCTGGAGATTCTTCTTATCGAGGCAACTACACCACGGCCTTAATAACCGTTCTTGAAGGATTAACTGTTGAAGCGCCTGACGTAACGAAATACTATCATGGACCTGAAAGATTTGTCGTTAACGTAACAAAATCCGGCAAGGCACTTAACAATGCAACCGTTGAAATTACAATCAACGGAGCAACATACACAAGACAAACGGATGAAAACGGTACTGCATCAATCGGATTGGGTCTGTCAAGCGGCAATTATACTGCAACCGTTAAAGTGGACGATACTACAGTTAATTCAACAGTCACAATATTGCCTACAGTTAACGGAACGGACATTACCAAAGTCTACAGAAACGCAACCCAATACTATGCAACATTTTTGGACAGTGAAGGCAACTACCTCAAAGAGGGAACCAATGTTACATTCAACATTAATGGAGTATTCTATAATCGTACAATCTCTGGAGATAAAGGTTTAGCCAGATTGAACATTAATCTGGAACAGGGCGAATACATCATTACCGCCATAAACCCGAATACTACAGAACAGGCATCAAATACCATTATTGTTATTCCAAGAATCGTTGATAACCATGACATAGTCAAATACTTCAGAAACGCAACCCAATACACCGCCACTATCCTTGGTGATGATGGAAACCCTGTCGGCAAAGGAAAAATCGTCAAATTCAACATTAACGGTGTATTCTATGAAAGACAAACCAATGAATCCGGTCAAGTTAAATTAAACCTTAACTTAAACCCTGGAGATTACATCATAACTGCCGAATATGAGGGAAGCATGGTGTCCAACAATGTTACGGTTTTACCGACATTGACTGCTGAAGATTTAACTAAAAAATATGGTGATGTTAATCCATTTGAAGCAAAATTGGTTGACGGTTCAGGCAATCCGTACGGAAACCAGATAATAGAATTCAACATTAATGGTGTGTTCTATAATCGTACAACTGACAGCAGCGGTATTGCAAAATTAAACATTAATTTACAAGCTGGTGAATACATTATTACTTCAAAATATGGCGATGCTACCATAAGTAATAAAGTAACCATCATAGCTTAA
- a CDS encoding C1 family peptidase, with translation MKKIMIFLVMLLLFISIGAVSADGNFTALNNEINSSTDSIEITQDYIFDNSTDKDIGSGIPINKDNFTINGNGHTIDASNQARFFHNNGTLTINNLILINADRPGKGGGAIFNDGLVILNNVTFINCNARYGGALFGYGAFIITYSRFINNSAEWGGDIYSTNEMTVAGSTFSGSKATYAGSIYSNKNNLVIINSTFKDSYADKTGGAIGISEFESIKINNCTFINSKSIKNGGAVYIDAACGKLSNNKTQYAKLTDTRFVDCSSEFGGAYLQLGGTLDIEGCEFINNSASSSGGAFYTSHANISMKSTRFIDNSASGNGGAIFIDLTNSTLDNLTLTGNKVENASLFNPGTIYAYDSSIYLKNSFFNNTKYSLASFFTSEYLDENNTVNDDEFLWNYEIYLSGYEDEGLEITQINNTIDVSVLPSRFDLRDWGWVSSVKNQGNKGFCWVFATVGALESALLKATGVEYDFSENNIGDNGIIYSHYGNVENSEGGIQTTALGLVLSWFSLIPKEYDIYDEMGKISNVIDSVNKIHIQDAILIPIEKSDDYIVTNKTNALLKQALMKYGAVTASIAGDGEYFDDTTSSIYNNKVNEANHLVCLVGWDDSYSKDNFKTTPPGDGAWIIKNSWGTDWGNEGYAYVSYYDTSIMGPDNEGFGEIPYMFAFVIENTENYRYNYQTDMIGLRQFDTNFTYYSNEFTATANNLLGAVGTYFNDTGVDYEFNVYVNDELKLTQNGTSEFAGFRTIKLNECIPVKENDTFRVVFKNSIVPYQAKSRQHYLANRSLVSSDGESWIDYATLNMTVCLKVYAFDLAVYTQDLVKIYKNASKFEAHVGDAGVNVTFELNGINYTRMSDENGTASIAINLNPGEYSIKTIYGNYSVENTITVLPTLIASDLVKYFRNTSQFYITLIDGEGNPVSNVNITMNINGVFYNRATNENGTARLNINLNPGEYILTALDPLTGLQMSYNITVLSTLEADDLEMRHKDGSTFNVSVLDGEGKALAGVNVTFNINGVFYNRTTDSEGIARLNINLMAGEYIITSEYDDLRISNTISIKD, from the coding sequence ATGAAAAAGATTATGATTTTTTTAGTTATGCTTCTTTTATTCATATCAATCGGTGCCGTTTCGGCTGATGGAAACTTCACCGCACTCAATAATGAAATCAATTCAAGCACGGACAGCATAGAAATAACTCAGGATTACATATTTGACAATTCGACGGATAAAGATATTGGCAGTGGAATTCCAATTAATAAGGATAATTTTACAATTAACGGTAACGGCCACACCATAGACGCCTCAAATCAGGCCAGATTCTTCCACAATAACGGAACCCTTACCATAAACAATCTTATTTTGATTAATGCCGACAGGCCAGGAAAGGGTGGAGGGGCAATATTCAATGATGGTTTGGTTATTTTAAACAACGTAACATTCATAAACTGCAATGCTAGATATGGAGGAGCATTATTCGGCTACGGAGCATTCATAATAACCTATTCAAGATTTATCAATAATTCGGCCGAATGGGGAGGGGATATCTACTCCACGAACGAGATGACTGTTGCCGGTTCAACGTTTTCCGGCTCCAAAGCAACTTATGCCGGATCGATATACTCCAACAAGAATAACCTGGTAATTATCAATTCGACTTTTAAGGATTCATATGCGGATAAAACCGGTGGAGCAATAGGAATTTCTGAATTTGAGAGCATAAAAATCAACAATTGTACATTTATAAACTCCAAATCCATTAAAAATGGAGGTGCAGTCTATATTGATGCTGCCTGTGGAAAACTTTCCAATAACAAAACCCAATATGCGAAACTGACGGATACGAGATTCGTTGACTGCAGCAGCGAATTCGGCGGCGCTTATCTGCAGCTGGGCGGTACGCTGGATATTGAAGGCTGTGAATTCATCAACAACAGCGCTTCATCAAGCGGCGGTGCATTCTACACTTCACATGCCAACATCAGCATGAAAAGCACCAGATTCATTGACAATTCCGCTTCAGGAAATGGCGGCGCAATCTTCATTGACCTGACAAATTCCACACTGGACAATCTGACGTTAACTGGAAACAAAGTTGAAAACGCAAGCTTATTTAATCCCGGCACGATTTACGCCTATGATTCAAGCATCTACCTTAAAAATTCATTTTTCAACAACACAAAATACAGCTTGGCTTCATTTTTCACCTCCGAATATCTCGACGAGAACAATACTGTAAATGACGATGAATTCCTGTGGAATTATGAAATTTATCTATCTGGATATGAGGATGAAGGATTGGAAATCACCCAAATCAACAATACAATAGACGTAAGCGTTCTTCCATCCAGATTTGATTTGCGCGACTGGGGCTGGGTAAGTTCCGTTAAAAATCAGGGAAACAAGGGTTTCTGCTGGGTTTTTGCAACAGTTGGTGCTTTGGAATCTGCACTTTTAAAGGCGACCGGTGTGGAATATGACTTTTCGGAAAACAATATCGGAGACAACGGAATAATCTACAGCCATTATGGAAACGTTGAAAACTCAGAAGGCGGAATTCAAACTACCGCACTGGGACTTGTTTTAAGCTGGTTCAGCCTCATACCTAAAGAATATGATATTTATGATGAAATGGGCAAGATATCCAACGTTATAGACTCCGTAAACAAAATCCATATTCAGGATGCGATTTTAATCCCTATTGAAAAAAGCGATGATTACATCGTCACCAATAAAACAAACGCCCTTCTTAAACAGGCATTAATGAAATATGGTGCCGTTACAGCATCAATAGCCGGTGACGGCGAATATTTCGACGATACAACCTCTTCAATATATAACAATAAGGTTAATGAAGCCAATCATCTGGTCTGTCTTGTCGGCTGGGATGACAGCTATTCAAAAGACAACTTCAAAACAACCCCTCCGGGCGACGGCGCATGGATAATAAAAAACAGCTGGGGTACGGATTGGGGAAATGAAGGATATGCATACGTATCATATTATGACACTTCAATCATGGGACCCGATAATGAAGGATTTGGGGAAATCCCATACATGTTTGCATTCGTGATTGAAAACACTGAAAATTACCGGTACAATTATCAGACCGATATGATTGGACTCAGGCAATTCGACACAAACTTTACATATTATTCCAACGAATTCACTGCTACCGCCAACAACCTTTTGGGCGCTGTCGGCACTTACTTCAATGACACGGGAGTGGATTACGAGTTTAATGTATATGTAAATGATGAGCTGAAGCTTACGCAGAACGGCACAAGCGAATTTGCAGGATTCAGAACAATCAAATTGAATGAATGCATTCCGGTTAAGGAAAACGATACCTTCAGGGTAGTATTCAAAAACAGTATAGTTCCTTATCAGGCAAAATCAAGACAGCATTATTTGGCAAACAGAAGCCTTGTAAGCTCTGACGGCGAAAGCTGGATTGATTATGCAACACTTAACATGACAGTCTGTTTAAAAGTCTATGCATTTGATTTGGCTGTTTATACACAAGATCTGGTAAAAATTTATAAGAACGCTTCCAAGTTTGAGGCCCATGTCGGTGATGCGGGCGTTAACGTGACCTTTGAGCTTAACGGCATTAATTATACGCGCATGAGTGATGAAAACGGTACCGCTTCAATAGCCATTAACTTAAATCCCGGAGAATATTCAATTAAAACGATTTACGGCAATTATTCAGTTGAAAACACCATTACGGTATTGCCTACGTTAATTGCCAGTGATTTGGTTAAATATTTCAGGAACACCTCACAGTTCTACATTACGTTAATTGACGGTGAAGGAAACCCTGTTTCTAACGTTAACATTACCATGAACATTAACGGCGTGTTCTATAATCGCGCAACCAATGAAAACGGTACTGCAAGGTTGAACATTAATTTGAACCCCGGCGAGTACATATTAACGGCTTTAGATCCTTTAACCGGTCTTCAGATGTCCTATAACATCACGGTTTTATCCACACTGGAAGCTGACGATTTGGAAATGAGGCATAAGGACGGTTCAACGTTTAATGTTAGTGTTTTAGATGGCGAAGGCAAGGCGCTGGCCGGCGTTAACGTAACCTTCAACATTAATGGAGTCTTTTATAACAGAACAACCGATTCCGAAGGTATAGCCAGATTAAACATTAATTTAATGGCCGGAGAATACATCATTACCTCAGAGTATGATGATTTAAGAATTTCAAACACAATTTCGATTAAGGATTAA
- a CDS encoding ABC transporter permease translates to MLGKKMLRDIWKNKAQFISIFLMAFIGIFVFTGIGSEIVGLENNVADYYEETNLADGWIYSPYLNDLFLKQVWLLGATTDMERQLVVDSVADFENEPEITLHFVENNTLSKFYLVEGEPLDINDSNGVWLDKRFADAKGLEVGDNISFESNGYRIEKEIRGLGYSPEYVYHASAYAVIPDFSKVGFAYMSYKAFPEDTVPYNVLNVKFDGSPSTYSKLLDYRLNGYYATFIEQSQHPSVYEIAGEINQHKMMADILPVVFIVVSLLILLTTMTRVITHQRTQIGILKASGFKNKTIILHYVSYGFWLVLAGSLLGLILGPIIVPPIFFPSMINSYTLPVWSSFWDINFIVLMILTVIFSLAVSYYAISGIANEKPSITIKPKPPKVSTSGFIERSKFWKNVSFNVRWNYRDAKRNKLRGIMTIIGVMGCSALLIGSFGLYDGLDSSKNWEYGEINHYDTNMVIDENASVSRIDEIAGEVNGDEIMNGKVEIESQQHKIMGSILVLNETDLISVTDDDRNEMEIGNDELLISKKMADMLGVGIGDSIKFHIIGTNEWAEAKIDNLYADPLSQGLIMHPDKLEDLGLNYTPTSIITAEHVNKSYDGIKTTNTLDDIEESWNKITETVWLLIYVMSFFACVLAVIVLYNLGLLSFTEIEREIATLKVLGFKTGDLRRLLLTQNLAFTLIGFILGVPLGSYILGIMWSLSDRVYITSPLSITNVLLAAAITFSLSIIVNLMFSSKIRKLDMVESLKSGE, encoded by the coding sequence ATGCTTGGAAAAAAGATGTTAAGGGACATATGGAAAAACAAAGCCCAATTCATATCCATCTTTTTAATGGCATTTATAGGAATTTTTGTTTTTACCGGAATCGGCAGTGAAATCGTCGGCCTTGAAAACAACGTTGCAGATTATTATGAAGAAACCAACCTGGCCGACGGCTGGATTTATTCGCCATATCTGAACGACCTGTTTTTAAAGCAGGTATGGCTTTTAGGCGCAACAACAGACATGGAAAGGCAGCTGGTTGTAGATTCGGTGGCGGACTTTGAAAATGAGCCCGAAATTACGCTGCACTTTGTTGAAAACAATACATTGTCCAAATTCTATCTTGTGGAAGGCGAACCCTTGGACATTAATGACAGCAATGGGGTGTGGCTTGACAAAAGATTTGCCGATGCCAAAGGATTGGAAGTCGGGGACAATATCAGCTTTGAAAGCAACGGATATCGGATTGAAAAGGAAATCAGGGGATTGGGATATTCGCCGGAATATGTTTATCATGCATCGGCGTATGCAGTGATTCCGGATTTCAGCAAAGTGGGATTTGCCTACATGTCATATAAGGCGTTTCCGGAAGATACTGTTCCATACAATGTTTTGAACGTCAAATTTGACGGTTCGCCGAGCACCTATTCAAAACTGTTGGATTATCGTCTGAACGGTTATTACGCCACATTTATTGAACAGTCTCAGCATCCGAGCGTTTATGAAATTGCTGGGGAAATCAATCAGCACAAAATGATGGCGGATATATTGCCGGTTGTATTCATTGTAGTTAGTTTGTTAATCCTTTTAACGACAATGACAAGAGTAATTACGCATCAAAGAACTCAGATAGGTATATTGAAGGCTAGCGGATTTAAAAACAAGACAATAATCCTTCATTATGTGTCATATGGATTCTGGCTGGTTTTGGCGGGATCATTATTGGGCCTTATCCTGGGGCCGATAATAGTGCCTCCGATATTCTTCCCTTCAATGATTAATTCATACACATTGCCTGTATGGAGCTCATTCTGGGATATTAATTTCATAGTTCTAATGATTCTGACGGTCATATTCTCACTTGCAGTTTCATATTATGCCATTTCAGGCATTGCAAATGAAAAGCCTTCTATCACCATCAAGCCCAAACCTCCTAAAGTGTCAACTTCAGGATTCATTGAAAGATCAAAGTTCTGGAAAAACGTGTCGTTCAATGTCCGCTGGAATTATAGGGATGCCAAAAGAAACAAGCTGAGGGGAATAATGACCATCATAGGTGTTATGGGATGCAGTGCACTTTTAATCGGTTCATTTGGATTATATGATGGATTGGATAGTTCAAAAAACTGGGAGTATGGTGAAATCAACCATTATGACACAAATATGGTAATTGATGAAAATGCTTCAGTGTCTCGGATTGATGAGATTGCCGGCGAGGTCAATGGTGATGAGATAATGAACGGAAAGGTTGAAATCGAATCGCAGCAGCATAAAATAATGGGGTCGATTCTGGTTTTAAACGAAACGGACCTGATTTCTGTGACTGACGATGACAGAAACGAAATGGAAATAGGCAATGATGAGCTTTTGATTTCAAAAAAGATGGCTGACATGCTGGGTGTGGGCATTGGAGACAGTATTAAATTTCATATAATAGGAACCAACGAATGGGCCGAAGCAAAAATTGACAATTTATATGCCGATCCGCTATCGCAGGGTTTGATTATGCATCCGGATAAGCTGGAAGATTTAGGTTTGAATTACACTCCAACAAGCATCATAACCGCAGAACATGTGAACAAAAGCTATGACGGTATCAAAACAACCAATACCCTTGATGATATTGAAGAAAGCTGGAATAAAATAACCGAAACCGTATGGCTGCTGATTTATGTGATGTCATTTTTTGCATGCGTTCTGGCAGTCATCGTCTTGTATAATCTGGGGCTTTTGTCATTCACGGAAATCGAAAGGGAAATTGCAACGCTTAAAGTGCTCGGATTCAAAACCGGCGATTTAAGAAGATTGCTGTTAACGCAGAACCTGGCATTTACGCTTATCGGATTCATATTGGGAGTGCCTTTGGGATCCTATATTCTCGGCATTATGTGGTCTTTAAGTGATAGGGTTTACATAACCAGTCCATTATCTATTACAAATGTGTTGTTGGCTGCGGCAATTACATTTTCATTGTCCATAATTGTAAACCTGATGTTTTCAAGCAAAATCCGGAAATTGGACATGGTTGAATCATTAAAATCCGGCGAATAG